The following are encoded together in the Salvia hispanica cultivar TCC Black 2014 chromosome 6, UniMelb_Shisp_WGS_1.0, whole genome shotgun sequence genome:
- the LOC125193644 gene encoding shikimate O-hydroxycinnamoyltransferase-like → MICVHFFTYKWHMECIQNLKLDQITLEIKHKSIETVKMKMEMKVKESAVVKPAPAKPRSTIWISNLDAILPENYHTRTHIFYRPTAVPDFFDAAVLKAALARTLSEFYPVAGRLNKDAKGRIEIDCNGEGAAFVEAEVDADLNDLEDFAPHPDFCLTPEVDYSQGISSFPLLLVQVTRFKCGGVCLGVAMDHQVKDGISALHILKTWCDIARGLDIGVLPYLDRRVLAARTPPQPKFNHVEFHPPPALKTHSNVSGTRFSMFPLTRDQLNILKASCQEDHGKTPPYTSFVALTGHVWRCICKARRLPKDQETKLTIIVDGRSRLRLPLPPGYFGNAVFKASHIALSGEVESKPLNFTIGKIREAVSRMDDEYLRSAIDYLEVEGGLHPNARGTGLYKSPNLGITSWARLLFYEVDFGWGRPFYVGLGALPAEGHLIVMPTPVNDGSLALAIVLPEEHMKVFENIFYDI, encoded by the exons ATGATTTGTGTTCACTTCTTTACTTATAAATGGCACATGGAATGCATACAAAACCTCAAACTAGACCAAATTACACttgaaataaaacataaaagtaTTGAAAcggtgaagatgaagatggagATGAAGGTGAAGGAGTCGGCGGTGGTAAAACCAGCGCCGGCGAAGCCGAGGTCAACGATATGGATCTCCAATCTGGACGCCATTTTGCCGGAGAACTACCACACTCGTACTCACATCTTTTACCGCCCAACCGCCGTCCCCGACTTTTTCGACGCAGCGGTGCTCAAGGCAGCCCTCGCGCGGACCCTCTCAGAGTTCTACCCTGTCGCCGGGAGGCTCAACAAGGACGCGAAAGGCCGCATTGAAATCGACTGCAACGGTGAGGGAGCAGCCTTCGTTGAGGCAGAGGTCGACGCCGACCTCAACGACTTGGAGGACTTCGCCCCCCACCCCGACTTTTGCCTCACCCCCGAAGTCGATTATTCTCAAGGAATTTCTTCCTTCCCACTATTACTAGTTCAG GTGACACGATTCAAATGCGGAGGAGTATGCCTAGGTGTTGCAATGGACCATCAAGTGAAAGATGGAATTTCCGCTTTGCATATTCTCAAAACCTGGTGCGACATAGCTCGCGGCCTCGACATCGGTGTGCTGCCTTACTTGGACCGCCGTGTCCTGGCAGCGCGCACCCCGCCGCAGCCTAAATTCAACCACGTGGAATTCCATCCGCCGCCGGCGCTGAAAACTCACTCAAATGTTTCCGGAACAAGATTTTCAATGTTTCCGCTGACGCGAGATCAGCTAAACATCCTCAAAGCCAGCTGCCAAGAAGATCATGGGAAGACCCCACCGTACACTTCATTTGTAGCGCTCACAG GCCATGTTTGGAGGTGCATTTGCAAAGCTCGTCGGCTTCCTAAAGACCAAGAAACCAAGCTGACGATTATAGTCGACGGGCGGTCGCGGCTACGGCTTCCGCTGCCGCCAGGCTACTTCGGCAATGCGGTCTTCAAAGCCTCCCACATTGCTTTGAGCGGTGAAGTCGAATCAAAACCATTGAATTTCACTATTGGCAAAATTCGGGAGGCGGTTTCCCGAATGGATGACGAATACTTGAGATCCGCCATTGATTACTTGGAGGTGGAGGGCGGCCTCCACCCCAATGCTAGAGGCACTGGGCTTTACAAAAGCCCAAACCTCGGCATAACTAGTTGGGCCAGACTGCTCTTCTATGAGGTAGACTTTGGGTGGGGCCGTCCCTTTTACGTTGGACTCGGTGCCCTTCCGGCCGAGGGGCATTTAATTGTGATGCCTACTCCTGTCAATGACGGGAGCTTAGCATTGGCCATCGTGCTCCCGGAGGAGCATATGAAGGTGTTTGAGAACATCTTTTATGACATTTGA
- the LOC125194975 gene encoding uncharacterized protein LOC125194975, which translates to MEEIQIPDEEIPQPRVKPGATDRNFPQGSHPEGGNNGNFNNYHPNQGGGNYNHYGNKVHPNLSYGNANNALQPPPGFQVSNGQVKELKKAELEEVLMTFIKHTSECMTQSNQRLDKVEANVEGLNIHMKSIDTQLSQVCQAMRTLPKPGQFPGNTSIDPVKHKECKAICASIQPDEVEEGMDKETAKDSDFEEEEKQPEPPRLEPYTPKIPFPSRIKKKIVDENFEKLLDIFRKVNVNIPLVEALQQMPKYAKFLKDVISKKKKWVEYETVSMSENCSAIIQKKLPAKLKDPGSFNISCVIGDDKHTKALCDLGESINLMPLSFVRKMKIGTLKPTRITLQMADRSVTYPEGIIEDVLVRVNDFIFPVDFVVLDMEEDRNVPLILGRPFLATWKALIDVSRGELTLRMGTKQHILSIYNAMWSPKVEELAMKKECKVVHVVEVQKAQVAKPKVENISLSQCLFGPCGGSTH; encoded by the exons ATGGAAGAGATTCAAATACCTGATGAAGAGATTCCCCAACCACGGGTTAAGCCCGGGGCAACAGATCGTAATTTTCCACAGGGGAGCCACCCCGAAG GTGGAAATAATGGAAACTTCAACAACTACCACCCCAACCAAGGGGGTGGTAATTACAATCACTATGGGAACAAGGTGCATCCCAACTTGTCTTACGGGAATGCCAACAACGCTCTGCAGCCACCACCAGGATTCCAAGTGTCTAATGGCCAAGTCAAAGAGTTGAAGAAGGCCGAGCTCGAAGAAGTCTTGATGACTTTCATAAAACACACAAGCGAATGCATGACACAATCTAATCAGAGGCTTGATAAGGTAGAAGCTAATGTGGAAGGTTTGAACATACACATGAAGAGCATCGACACTCAACTCAGTCAGGTTTGCCAAGCTATGAGAACTCTACCCAAGCCGGGGCAATTTCCTGGTAATACAAGTATCGATCCCGTCAAACACAAAGAGTGCAAAGCCATCTGCGCGAGCATTCAACCCGATGAAGTGGAAGAAGGGATGGATAAAGAGACTGCAAAGGATAGTGAttttgaggaagaagagaaacaACCTGAGCCACCTCGATTGGAGCCATATACTCCTAAGATACCGTTCCCGAGCCGGATCAAGAAGAAGATTGtggatgaaaattttgaaaaattgttgGACATCTTCAGGAAGGTGAATGTGAATATCCCACTAGTAGAGGCTCTACAACAGATGCCTAAGTATGCAAAGTTCCTAAAAGACGTGATctccaagaagaaaaagtgggtggaGTATGAAACTGTGAGCATGTCGGAAAATTGCAGTGCCATAATCCAGAAGAAATTGCCTGCAAAGCTCAAAGACCCTGGAAGTTTCAACATATCATGTGTTATTGGTGATGACAAACACACGAAGGCACTTTGTGATTTGGGGGAGAGCATCAACTTGATGCCCCTATCCTTCGTTAGGAAGATGAAAATCGGCACTCTCAAGCCGACTAGAATCACGCTCCAAATGGCCGATAGATCCGTCACCTATCCTGAAGGGATCATAGAAGATGTGTTAGTGCGGGTAAATGACTTTATATTTCCCGTTGATTTTGTCGTGCTTGACATGGAAGAAGATAGGAATGTGCCGCTTATCCTTGGTCGGCCATTCTTAGCGACATGGAAAGCATTGATTGATGTTTCAAGGGGAGAGCTTACCCTTCGCATGGGCACCAAACAACATATCTTGTCCATCTACAATGCCATGTGGAGTCCTAAGGTGGAAGAGCTTGCTATGAAGAAAGAGTGCAAAGTTGTGCACGTTGTAGAGGTTCAGAAGGCTCAAGTGGCGAAGCCCAAGGTCGAGAACATTTCCTTATCACAGTGTCTATTTGGCCCATGTGGTGGATCAACTCAttga